The window CACCCGCCGGGCCGGGGTGGCCGTCGGCGAGGACCCGCAGGTCCGTGGCCTGCTCGACGCGCAGACGCCGGCGATCGCCCTGGTCGCCAAGGCGGACCTGCGGCACGTCGAGCGGGCGCTGCGCACCACCGGGGCCGAGAACCTGGCGATGGTCCGCGACACGGTGGCGCACCTGGTGGCCGAGGGGCGCCGGGTCTTCGTCGACGGAGAGCACTTCTTCGACGGCTACCGGTCCGACCCGGCGTACACGGCCGCCGTCGTGGAGACCGCCCTCGCCGCCGGCGCCGAGCGGGTGGTGCTCTGCGACACCAACGGCGGGATGCTGCCCTCCCAGGTGACCGCCGCCATCGCCGACCTGACCGCGCGGCTCGGGGTCGGCCCGGAACTGCTCGGCATCCACTGCCAGAACGACACGGCCTGCGCGGTGGCCAACACCGTCGCCGCCGTGGAGGCGGGGGTACGCCACTTCCAGGGCACCGCCAACGGCTACGGCGAGCGCCCCGGCAACGCCGACATCTTCGCCGTGGTCGCCAACCTCCAGCTCAAGCTCGGGCTGCCCGTCCTACCGGAGGGCTGCCTGGGGCAGATGGTGCGGGTCTCCCACGCCATCGCCGAGATCGCCAACATCGCCCCCGACACCCACCAGGCGTACGTCGGGGCCGCGGCCTTCGCTCACAAGGCGGGGCTGCACGCGAGCGCGATCAAGGTGGATCCGCTGCTCTACAACCACGTGGACCCACAGGTGGTGGGCAACGACATGCGGATCCTCGTCACCGAGATGGCCGGCCGGGCCAGCGTCGAGCTCAAGAGCCGTGAACTCGGCCTGGACCTGGCCGGCCATCCGGAGGCGCTGTCGCGGGTCACCCGGCGGGTCAAGGAGCTGGAGGCCGACGGCTGGTCGTTCGAGGCCGCCGACGCGTCGTTCGAACTGCTGGTCCGCTCGGAGCTGGACACCGCCCCCGCCAGGCCGTTCGCGCTGGAGTCGTACCGGGTGCTGGTGGAGCACCGGGAGGATGGCGCGGTGGTCTCGGAGGCGACCGTCAAGATCCGCGTACGTGGGGAGCGGGTGATCGCCACCGCCGAGGGCAACGGTCCGGTCAACGCCCTGGACGAGGCGCTGCGGGTCGGGCTGGCCCGGCACTACCCGGAGCTGCGCGACTTCGAGCTGGCCGACTACAAGGTGCGGATCCTGGAGGGCACCCACGGCACCGGCGCGGTGACCCGGGTGCTGCTGGAGACGGTCGACGGCAGCAACCGCGACTGGACCACGGTCGGCGTGCACCCCAACGTCGTCGAGGCGTCCTGGCACGCCCTCGTCGACGCGCTCACCTACGGCCTCGACCGCGCCCGGGTCTGAGCCGCCCCGGCCCCCACACACCGGCAGCCGGGGGCCTCACCCGACCGGGAGGCGCAGCTCGGCCAGGACGGCGCGGTGGTCGCTGCCCCGCACGGGGTGCACGGTGACTGCGCGCACCGCGATCCGCCGGTCGACCAGCACGTGGTCGATGGTCACCGGCGGGATCGGGTCCCCGTCGTACGGGCCCCAGGTGCCGACCAGGCCCGCGCCGACCTGGTCGGCGGCGTCGACGTAGCCGGTGTCCAGCAGGGCGCGCAGCGGGGCGTGGTCGAGGGTGGCGTTGAAGTCGCCGGCGAGGATCCGCAGCGGCCCGTCCGGGGTGGCGGGCGGCTGCGCCGCCAGGTCGGCGCGCCAGTGGCCGACCTGGTCCACCGCGTAGGGGGCCGACGGGTGCGCCGACTCGACCCGGACCGCCGGCGCCCCGGGGACCGCCACCGTGCCGTAGGCCTGGTCGAATCCCCAGCCGCCGCGGTTGTGCCGGACGCCGCCGTCGCTGATCGGGAACCGCGCGTAGAGGCCGGAGCCGACGGTGCCGGTCTGCGGGTGGAGCTGTCGGTGGGGGAGCAGCCCGGGCAGGCCGAGCCGGTCCAGCTCCGCCTCGGCGTCCGGGGTGAACTCCTGCACGGCGAGCACGTCGACCCGGTGCCGCCGGACCAGGTCGACCAGCGCCCGCGCGTCGCCGGCCCCGGCGAGCAGGTTGGCGGTCAGCAGCCGCACCGTCGGCCCGCCGGTCGGGGGCTGGCCGGACGGCAGTGCCCGGGGCGCCACCACGGCCACCAGGGTTGCCGTGACCAGCGCCGCGACCACCGCGGGCCACCGGCGCCGCAGGGCGAGCGCGAGCACCAGCGGCAGGAGGCTCCCGGCGGCGGCGTACGGGGTGAAGGCGAG is drawn from Micromonospora sp. NBC_01740 and contains these coding sequences:
- the cimA gene encoding citramalate synthase; amino-acid sequence: MTFQVYDTTLRDGAQREGLSYSVVDKLAVARLLDEFGVGFIEGGWPGAVPKDTEFFRRARAELDLKHALLVAFGATRRAGVAVGEDPQVRGLLDAQTPAIALVAKADLRHVERALRTTGAENLAMVRDTVAHLVAEGRRVFVDGEHFFDGYRSDPAYTAAVVETALAAGAERVVLCDTNGGMLPSQVTAAIADLTARLGVGPELLGIHCQNDTACAVANTVAAVEAGVRHFQGTANGYGERPGNADIFAVVANLQLKLGLPVLPEGCLGQMVRVSHAIAEIANIAPDTHQAYVGAAAFAHKAGLHASAIKVDPLLYNHVDPQVVGNDMRILVTEMAGRASVELKSRELGLDLAGHPEALSRVTRRVKELEADGWSFEAADASFELLVRSELDTAPARPFALESYRVLVEHREDGAVVSEATVKIRVRGERVIATAEGNGPVNALDEALRVGLARHYPELRDFELADYKVRILEGTHGTGAVTRVLLETVDGSNRDWTTVGVHPNVVEASWHALVDALTYGLDRARV
- a CDS encoding endonuclease/exonuclease/phosphatase family protein — its product is MRTALCWAAVAPGVAWAAVRLGGLDRGPLVQLLAFTPYAAAGSLLPLVLALALRRRWPAVVAALVTATLVAVVAPRALPSGQPPTGGPTVRLLTANLLAGAGDARALVDLVRRHRVDVLAVQEFTPDAEAELDRLGLPGLLPHRQLHPQTGTVGSGLYARFPISDGGVRHNRGGWGFDQAYGTVAVPGAPAVRVESAHPSAPYAVDQVGHWRADLAAQPPATPDGPLRILAGDFNATLDHAPLRALLDTGYVDAADQVGAGLVGTWGPYDGDPIPPVTIDHVLVDRRIAVRAVTVHPVRGSDHRAVLAELRLPVG